A stretch of the Capsicum annuum cultivar UCD-10X-F1 chromosome 10, UCD10Xv1.1, whole genome shotgun sequence genome encodes the following:
- the LOC107843482 gene encoding uncharacterized protein LOC107843482 yields the protein MSGDNKRAPATHTIQNSKRPCLSATNAEIKFRRRKRYNEISPTKKEELLLQRRTRELDSRRRLAQICAPNYSTTSTSSASNSTFQQNRLLIIRDVCVTATQATTSEVNISPDTSAKGKSLLQPFCIFETVKYFASLRSSLAPGVDAWAISLKQMISIVVLMDKKRWHYKACCTAFISSIFYLYS from the exons ATGTCTGGAGATAATAAAAGGGCCCCTGCAACACATACAATACAAAATAGCAAACGTCCATGTCTGTCTGCTACAAATGCTGAAATAAAATTCAGGCGGCGTAAAAGATATAACGAAATTTCTCCAACTAAAAAGGAGGAATTATTATTGCAAAGGCGCACCAGAGAACTCGATTCAAGGAGGCGTCTTGCACAAATTTGTGCACCAAATTATTCTACGACATCAACATCTTCTGCATCTAATTCAACATTTCAGCAAAACAGACTTCTTATAATAAGAGATGTCTGCGTTACGGCAACACAAG CTACTACATCTGAAGTTAATATATCACCTGACACTTCTGCTAAAGGGAAAAGTTTACTTCAGCCATTCTGCATCTTCGAGACAG TGAAGTACTTTGCTAGCTTGAGAAGCTCTTTAGCTCCTGGAGTTGATGCCTGGGCAATCTCTCTGAAACAGATGATAAGCATTGTAGTGTTAATGG ATAAAAAGAGATGGCATTACAAAGCTTGTTGTACTGCCTTTATATCCTCAATATTCTATCTCTACAGCTAG